Below is a genomic region from Campylobacter geochelonis.
TATATCGATGGCGTTGTATAAAACGCTCATTTTACGCTCATCTATGCCAAAATTATCTCTTAAATCGATTAAATTTCCCATAGAATTTGGGAAAATCCACTCCGCTTTTGGATAAAAAAACTTAAGTAAAAATTTACTAACTTTTGACTTGAAATTATCCTCTTTATAAAGCACAGATGGAGTTGAACACTCATTAAAAACCATCGGCTTTTTATCGCCAAAAACTCGCCCAAATCCAGCCACATAACAAGGTCGGTTCATCCAAACAAAATGCATATCAATGCCGAGTTTTTTACAAAGTGCTTTGTATTTTAGCCCTAAAAATGGTAGTTTTATAAGCTTTTTAAAGCCATTTTCAAATGGAGCTGATTTTTCTATAAAATGAACCTTAACTTCAGGCGCAATCTCATAAAAAATCCTCTCATTCATCAAAACCAAATGCACTTCGTATTTTTTAACAAGCTCATCAAGCAAGATACTTACAACTCGCTCAGCCCCACCACCAGCCATTGAGTATATAAAAACACTAAGCTTTTTCATTGTTTGCTCTCTTTTATAACACTATTAACCAAATTTTCCCACTTTTGCATTATATTTTTTGGGCTAAATTTATCTAAATTTAAACTTGCATTTTTAACTAAATTTTGCCTAAACTCATCATCAACCATAAGTTTTTCTAAGTTGTTAGCCAGAGCTTTTGTATCATTAATCGGTGCTAAAACTCCATCAACGCCATTTTTTATCAATTCAAGCCCACCAAAAGTAGCTGAGCTTAACCTTGCGCACCCATAAAACGCACTTTCAATCAACACATTTGGCAAACCTTCACTAGATGAGTTAAGTACAAAAATTTTAGACTTTTTATAAAGTTCGCCAACATTTTCAACATGACCTAAAAACTCAACTTTAAGCCCTAAATTTTTAGCCTTTTGCTCTAAACTCGCATGTCTTGAGCCATCTCCTGCTATGAGAATTCTCCACGTATTTAAAAGTGTTGGATTTAGCATTGATAAAGCTTCAAGTTGCCCATCATAGCCTTTTACATCTTCAAGCCTTGCTACACTCAAGATGATATTTTCTTTTTTATATTGAGTTAAATTTGATGATATTTTACCAAAAAATGGGTTATACATCAAAACGCAATTTTGGTTAAATTTTGAGTAATATTCATAGTCTTTTTTAGTCAAAACCGTAAGCGATGAAGCTTGTTTATAGGCTAAATTTCGTATAATTGTAAAAATTTTGCTTTTTAGATAATCATGTGCATTATGTTCTGTTAAAATAAGCTTGTACCAAAGCCCAAAATTTGCCACTACACACGCAACATTTGTCCAGTCAATAAAACTTATAATAACATTAGGATTTTGAGCCTTAAAACACTCTCTTAGCTTTTTATATTTATCAAATTTAGAACCACTTTTATAGACATTAAGATAAATAAATTTTATATTTTTATCAAATTTATATAAATTTTCATTTTCTTCTAATATGGCAATCGATACTTCATAACTTTTTGCAAAGTGATTAGCTATAACTTGTAAAACTCGCTCAGCTCCGCCATTTCGAAGCGCTGCAATTACAAAAAGAAGCTTTGTTTTTTCTTTCATTTTATCTCTTTATTTTTTATAAATTTTAAAACCAGATTAAAAAGCCTTTGACTATTTCTAAGTAAAATTATAAGAAATTTAAAGCTTTTATTTTTTATTGTTATAGAAAAAATACATTTTAAATTTGCTCTTGCAAAATTAGAGAACTCATGTATTTTTGGGCAAAACTCTATGATTTTAACTTCTAAAGCATTTTTTGTTTTTGCAACCTTAGTTTGAGTATATAATGCGCAATATCTTTCTTGAAAATTTTTGTAACCATCATAAAATATTTTCATTCAAAACCGCCATTTTTAAGCATATTAAGCCATTTTTGATAAATTGTTTCTATATCAAACTCAGCTATTTTTAACTTCGCATTTTTTGTTATTTGAGTAATTTTTTCATCACTCTGCATTAAAGTTCCTAGTTTTTGGCTTAGCTGATTGCTATTTCCAACCTCAA
It encodes:
- a CDS encoding glycosyltransferase; this translates as MKEKTKLLFVIAALRNGGAERVLQVIANHFAKSYEVSIAILEENENLYKFDKNIKFIYLNVYKSGSKFDKYKKLRECFKAQNPNVIISFIDWTNVACVVANFGLWYKLILTEHNAHDYLKSKIFTIIRNLAYKQASSLTVLTKKDYEYYSKFNQNCVLMYNPFFGKISSNLTQYKKENIILSVARLEDVKGYDGQLEALSMLNPTLLNTWRILIAGDGSRHASLEQKAKNLGLKVEFLGHVENVGELYKKSKIFVLNSSSEGLPNVLIESAFYGCARLSSATFGGLELIKNGVDGVLAPINDTKALANNLEKLMVDDEFRQNLVKNASLNLDKFSPKNIMQKWENLVNSVIKESKQ